The following proteins are co-located in the Solanum pennellii chromosome 1, SPENNV200 genome:
- the LOC107005985 gene encoding coleoptile phototropism protein 1-like — MVKENPVTGESIFVEKRNHCVIYPASGSMVAESVERRNKNWYVQTKIPSDLIVEIRDQSFHLHKLSVVSRSGYLNRLVFERNGNNYTRVQIDTIPGGAKIFELVVKFCYGLKIKATASNVAPLYCAAHFLEMNDELHQGNLISKAEAFLSYVILSSWKDTFRILKSCESVSSWSKDLHIVKRCTEAISWKACSESIGDDEVLVNVAADDTTKLMKLCGNWFFNDFSSLRIDHFIEVISLIKKREIKPELVGSCIAHWTKKWISQITVSQDKLKDQELSIQLQRVTTECLIRVLPAEEDSVSSNFLLHLYKIGLIMNINPKLRDHLKTRIALMLEKCSAKDLLVRNSTTLFDVDIVVQVIEAYVSLASNNPKSRMCVVGRLVNDYLALIARDENLVARSFDSLVNALPKEARFCDDNLYRSIDMYLKEHPDLTEEERRSICRKMEHHKLSQEAQIHALKNDRLPDNIRTQLILLEQVNMMRLLTSDGSSYQTAKSQNIMEVSSGFRKNWINSSQKEMKAIKQELEMLKAQVGELQQRRMELQRRTKKAVCC; from the exons ATGGTGAAAGAAAATCCAGTAACTGGTGAATCTATATTTGTCGAAAAGAGAAATCACTGTGTGATTTATCCAGCCAGTGGCAGTATGGTGGCAGAGTCTGTGGAAAGAAGAAACAAGAACTG GTATGTCCAAACAAAAATACCAAGTGATTTGatagtagaaattagagaccaAAGCTTCCACTTGCATAAG CTTTCCGTGGTTTCAAGAAGTGGATACCTTAACAGATTGGTATTCGAAAGGAATGGAAACAACTATACTAGAGTTCAGATTGACACAATTCCTGGTGGCGCTAAAATCTTTGAGTTAGTAGTGAAGTTTTGCTATGGACTGAAGATCAAAGctacagcttcaaatgttgccCCACTGTATTGTGCTGCTCATTTCTTGGAAATGAATGATGAACTTCACCAAGGAAATCTAATTTCTAAAGCAGAGGCATTCCTTAGCTACGTAATTCTTTCTTCGTGGAAAGACACATTCAGGATCTTGAAAAGCTGTGAATCAGTTTCATCGTGGTCTAAAGACTTGCACATTGTCAAACGTTGCACGGAAGCCATTTCTTGGAAAGCTTGCTCTGAGAGTATAGGAGATGATGAAGTTTTAGTGAATGTTGCAGCAGATGATACAACCAAGTTGATGAAGTTGTGTGGCAATTGgtttttcaatgatttttcatCCCTTCGGATAGATCATTTTATCGAAGTAATTTCATTGATAAAAAAGAGAGAGATTAAGCCAGAACTTGTGGGGTCATGTATAGCTCACTGGACAAAGAAGTGGATTTCTCAAATCACAGTTTCACAAGATAAATTGAAAGATCAAGAATTGTCCATCCAGCTACAAAGAGTGACAACTGAATGTTTGATAAGGGTGCTTCCTGCTGAAGAAGACTCAGTTTCCAGCAATTTTCTGCTTCATCTGTACAAGATTGGGCTAATTATGAATATCAATCCCAAATTAAGAGATCATCTCAAGACAAGAATAGCGCTCATGCTGGAAAAATGCAGTGCTAAAGACCTTCTAGTCAGGAACAGTACAACTCTTTTCGACGTGGATATTGTTGTTCAAGTGATAGAAGCTTATGTTTCTCTTGCATCAAACAATCCCAAGTCAAGAATGTGTGTTGTTGGGAGGCTAGTGAACGACTACCTCGCCCTCATAGCGAGGGATGAGAACCTTGTAGCAAGAAGCTTTGACTCTCTTGTAAATGCATTGCCCAAAGAAGCAAGATTTTGTGATGACAACCTATATAGGTCGATAGACATGTACCTCAAG GAACATCCTGACCTAactgaagaagaaagaagaagcaTATGCAGAAAAATGGAGCACCATAAGTTATCACAGGAAGCGCAAATACATGCCTTGAAGAATGATAGGCTGCCGGATAACATCAGGACACAACTTATACTTCTTGAGCAAGTCAATATGATGAGGTTACTAACTTCAGATGGTTCAAGTTACCAGACAGCTAAATCACAAAATATAATGGAAGTCAGCAGCGGTTTTCGCAAGAATTGGATTAATTCCTCCCAGAAGGAAATGAAAGCGATAAAACAAGAGCTTGAGATGTTAAAGGCTCAAGTTGGTGAACTGCAACAGCGTAGGATGGAACTTCAGCGGCGAACAAAGAAAGCTGTCTGTTGTTAG
- the LOC107006128 gene encoding alpha-crystallin domain-containing protein 22.3, producing the protein MESPWRASQTSLPNYGENNGSTPLHSEPLNVAPISCVPYTGPPLPYGYHSSVSSDINTGSVQVEANSKHISSQLHAGGQPAMIFFTACPAREEWDNLINCANGGVALTGSALLGKVGPLVGSVDIAESEDDYVFRVSLPGVTRDERVFRCDVGPNGAIVIKGVSETGENMVRRDNMVFKMQTQNLCPPGEFSVSFQLPGPIDHQNLNCVFGSDGIFEGVVKKRTGPLRGI; encoded by the exons ATGGAATCTCCTTGGAG AGCTTCTCAGACTTCTTTGCCGAATTATGGTGAAAATAATGGTTCAACTCCGCTGCATTCAGAACCACTTAATGTGGCACCCATAAGTTGTGTTCCATATACAGGCCCTCCTCTTCCATACGGTTATCATTCTTCAGTGTCATCAGACATTAATACTGGTTCAGTCCAAGTTGAAGCTAATTCCAAGCATATCAGCTCTCAGCTGCATGCTGGGGGTCAGCCTGCAATGATTTTTTTCACTGCTTGTCCAGCCAGAGAGGAGTGGGATAATCTCATAAATTGTGCTAATGGTGGGGTTGCACTGACTGGATCTGCTTTATTGGGAAAGGTTGGACCACTTGTTGGATCAGTTGATATTGCTGAATCCGAGGATGACTATGTATTTCGTGTTTCACTCCCTGGCGTCACAAGGGATGAAA GAGTGTTTCGCTGTGATGTTGGACCTAATGGGGCGATCGTCATAAAAGGAGTGAGCGAGACCGGAGAGAACATGGTTCGCAGGGACAACATGGTTTTTAAGATGCAAACTCAAAACCTATGCCCACCGGGAGAATTTTCTGTTTCATTCCAGCTACCAGGTCCAATTGATCATCAAAACTTGAATTGTGTTTTTGGATCTGATGGGATATTTGAAGGAGTTGTGAAAAAAAGAACAGGTCCCTTAAGGGGTATTTAG
- the LOC107012794 gene encoding uncharacterized protein LOC107012794, whose amino-acid sequence MAEDGGNAAELPSSDPNPCPICLAPVTEESYLNQCFHKFCYSCILRWIKVVSSKHSRAPASVKCPLCKTENFSIIRSYSGGFFQQHSVNENLDNSGFFTKSHKYRLQCYYTDEGGLFDKFNVLRYWKLQKYLQPNPWLISWLRREIQSLTQEEDVDIIVHHILGVIDSFRRNEQKHIKVAPQAKQEEFKIMVSEATRPFLTGRTDRFVNELELFLASSLTVDAFDRVYIQHLGWKIPEMMGESEVGEPVEHAPLVPYLYLFDEVSDGNE is encoded by the exons ATGGCTGAAGACGGCGGAAACGCGGCGGAGCTACCGTCCTCCGACCCAAACCCGTGCCCGATTTGTCTTGCACCAGTTACCGAAGAGTCCTACTTGAATCAATGTTTCC ACAAATTTTGCTACAGCTGCATTCTGCGTTGGATAAAAGTGGTTTCGAGTAAGCACTCTCGTGCACCTGCTTCGGTGAAGTGTCCTTTATGTAAG ACAGAGAATTTTTCTATTATACGGAGCTATAGTGGAGGGTTTTTTCAACAACATTCTGTAAATGAAAACTTGGACAATAG TGGCTTCTTCACAAAATCTCACAAGTATAGATTGCAGTGCTACTATACCGATGAAG GGGGCCTATTCGACAAATTCAATGTGCTACGTTATTGGAAGTTGCAGAAGTACCTTCAGCCCAATCCTTGGCTTATAAGTTGGTTGAGAAGAGAAATCCAGTCTTTGACTCAG GAAGAAGATGTAGATATTATTGTACATCATATACTTGGTGTGATTGATTCATTTAGAAG AAATGAGCAAAAGCATATAAAAGTTGCTCCTCAAGCAAAGCAAGAAGAGTTCAAGATCATGGTATCTGAAGCAACAAGACCTTTCCTAACAGGCCGAACTGATCGATTTGTGAACGAGTTAGAACTATTTCTGGCTTCTTCTTTGACTGTTGATGCTTTTGATAGAGTTTATATCCAGCATTTGGGTTGGAAAATTCCTGAAATGATGGGGGAGAGTGAGGTAGGAGAACCAGTTGAACATGCCCCTTTGGTTCCCTATTTGTACTTGTTTGATGAGGTTTCTGATGGAAATGAATAG